In one Granulicella cerasi genomic region, the following are encoded:
- a CDS encoding SGNH/GDSL hydrolase family protein produces the protein MSDAPVRDEDQEKPLKKLSGVLLALSSVSVAAHAQSTTTPTPATPPAAVTAVTCPVPTPARPDLSKIDWAGLDRYASANAALPAHEAGRVVFFGDSITDAWTRNGGKFFPGKPYVNRGISGQTTEQMLVRFRQDVINLHPDVVVFLAGTNDIAGNTGVRTQEQIAGNIRSMVELAKANHIRVVLASLLPAADYGWRRGLMPAQKIVAFNVWMKQYAAEQGLVYVDYWTPMATPDGALKPELTHDGVHPQAPGYAIMEPLAQAGIDEAMRTQR, from the coding sequence ATGAGCGACGCGCCTGTGCGCGATGAAGATCAGGAGAAACCCTTGAAGAAGCTGTCTGGAGTACTGCTGGCCCTGAGCTCCGTATCCGTTGCCGCTCACGCGCAATCGACCACGACCCCGACACCGGCGACACCGCCTGCGGCCGTGACCGCCGTAACTTGCCCGGTCCCCACACCGGCGCGGCCGGACCTCTCGAAGATCGACTGGGCAGGGCTGGACCGCTATGCCTCTGCGAACGCCGCGCTGCCCGCACATGAGGCTGGTCGTGTCGTTTTCTTTGGCGACTCGATCACCGATGCATGGACGCGTAACGGCGGTAAGTTTTTTCCCGGCAAACCCTACGTCAATCGCGGCATCAGCGGGCAAACCACTGAGCAGATGCTGGTGCGCTTCCGTCAGGATGTGATCAACCTGCATCCCGATGTTGTGGTGTTTCTTGCTGGCACGAACGACATCGCAGGCAACACCGGCGTGCGCACACAGGAGCAGATCGCGGGCAACATCCGCTCGATGGTGGAACTCGCCAAAGCGAACCACATCCGCGTCGTGTTGGCCTCGCTGCTTCCTGCTGCCGACTACGGCTGGCGTCGGGGTCTGATGCCCGCGCAGAAGATCGTTGCTTTCAACGTCTGGATGAAGCAGTACGCCGCGGAGCAGGGGCTTGTGTATGTCGACTACTGGACGCCGATGGCCACTCCCGACGGCGCGCTGAAGCCGGAGTTGACGCACGATGGCGTGCACCCGCAGGCGCCGGGCTATGCCATCATGGAGCCGCTTGCGCAGGCGGGCATCGACGAGGCCATGCGGACGCAGCGATGA
- a CDS encoding SGNH/GDSL hydrolase family protein has translation MRTTKIVGLAAAVFALALPCCARLQAQTRPQPNAPVHRVYVFGDSYSDSGRGYVDGNGPTAVWYAAQKLGITLRTSNKSFGAQDSLNFAVSGAPTGSAPGRTVDKDALLGLGMQNQVAEFVDLVHAGKVRFDAGETLFFLAGGLNDGQGMTADTVKNLEDEMRSLYAVGARRFRIAVLPEQVPAFRRTALRLNPALWMVPAEMQRELKDASVQSSDWGLYFDAVMRSPASYGITDTKNSCAGRAIFHEDATPCADPDARFYFHAGHPSTAVHKAAGLMLAEEWQGKRVAAVAPLHLPLWAQHVPLQQGSNEADTPGIEVYTPATNTTHTAVLICPGGGYQGLAIDYEGEQVARWLAGRGVTGIVLRYRVAPYAYPVPMLDAERAMRLARAHAAEWGFSADHVGIWGFSAGGHLSSFLLTHFNEPLPAVAGYTPDATDAVSAKPTFGVLAYPVISMQPGLKHPGSEKNLLGDPPDPALVQSLSNELQVKPDSPPVFLFSTTDDGLVPVLNTVRFYEAYVEKHVPAELHLFEHGPHGLGLSGTKPGTSAWPQLVESWMQRNGWMAPE, from the coding sequence ATGAGGACAACGAAGATCGTCGGGCTCGCGGCGGCTGTGTTTGCCCTGGCACTGCCATGCTGCGCGCGGCTGCAGGCGCAGACCCGGCCGCAACCGAATGCTCCCGTGCATCGCGTCTATGTCTTCGGAGACAGCTACTCGGACTCCGGTCGCGGCTATGTGGACGGCAACGGTCCCACGGCGGTCTGGTATGCCGCACAAAAACTCGGCATCACGCTGAGGACCAGCAACAAAAGCTTTGGAGCGCAGGACAGCCTGAACTTTGCGGTGAGCGGCGCGCCCACCGGCAGCGCTCCCGGCCGCACTGTCGACAAAGACGCCCTGCTCGGCCTTGGTATGCAGAACCAGGTGGCCGAGTTCGTGGACCTCGTTCACGCGGGCAAGGTGCGGTTCGATGCAGGGGAGACGCTCTTCTTCCTGGCGGGCGGCTTGAACGACGGGCAAGGCATGACTGCGGACACCGTGAAGAACCTCGAGGACGAGATGCGCTCGCTGTACGCTGTGGGCGCTCGTCGTTTCCGCATCGCGGTTCTGCCGGAGCAGGTTCCTGCGTTCCGTCGCACTGCGTTGAGGCTGAATCCGGCGCTGTGGATGGTCCCCGCAGAGATGCAGCGCGAGCTGAAGGACGCCTCGGTGCAGAGCAGCGACTGGGGTCTTTACTTCGATGCGGTGATGCGCTCGCCCGCAAGCTACGGCATCACGGACACAAAAAACAGCTGCGCCGGTCGTGCGATCTTCCACGAGGACGCGACGCCGTGCGCGGACCCCGACGCGCGCTTCTATTTCCATGCGGGCCACCCTTCAACTGCGGTGCACAAAGCAGCCGGGCTGATGCTCGCCGAGGAGTGGCAGGGCAAGCGAGTGGCGGCTGTCGCGCCGCTGCATCTTCCGTTGTGGGCGCAACACGTGCCGCTGCAGCAGGGAAGCAATGAGGCCGACACTCCGGGGATCGAGGTATACACGCCCGCCACGAACACCACGCATACGGCTGTGCTGATCTGCCCGGGCGGAGGCTACCAGGGGCTGGCGATCGACTACGAGGGCGAGCAGGTGGCTCGCTGGCTCGCTGGTCGCGGCGTCACGGGCATCGTGCTGCGCTACCGCGTGGCACCGTATGCGTACCCCGTACCTATGTTGGACGCGGAGCGCGCCATGCGCCTGGCGCGTGCACACGCCGCCGAGTGGGGTTTCTCTGCCGATCACGTCGGCATTTGGGGATTCTCTGCTGGAGGACACCTCTCCTCATTTCTGCTCACGCACTTCAACGAACCTTTGCCTGCGGTGGCTGGTTACACGCCCGATGCCACGGACGCAGTCTCGGCGAAGCCAACCTTTGGCGTGCTCGCTTATCCGGTGATCTCCATGCAGCCTGGACTGAAGCACCCTGGCTCCGAGAAGAATTTGCTCGGCGATCCCCCGGATCCTGCGCTTGTGCAGAGCCTTTCCAACGAACTGCAGGTCAAGCCGGACAGCCCTCCTGTCTTTCTTTTTTCGACCACCGACGATGGGCTTGTGCCGGTGCTGAACACCGTGCGTTTCTATGAGGCGTATGTCGAAAAGCATGTGCCCGCAGAGCTTCATCTCTTCGAGCACGGTCCGCATGGACTTGGACTTTCCGGCACGAAACCCGGCACCTCGGCCTGGCCGCAACTGGTCGAGAGCTGGATGCAGCGCAACGGCTGGATGGCGCCGGAGTAG
- a CDS encoding VWA domain-containing protein produces MPTIVRSLGTLLMASALAVTCRAQETKADTGAQQTPDIVVQSRLVVLDIVVTDKHGALRNDLTQADFSITEDGTPQTITHFEQPAAHQVPAGRKINSTADLERLAPQAPATIIVLDELNTSFEDMAYARFAVKKYLEGEPDALTAPTMLVAVSEKKLQVIVDYTQDRAALQAGLAKHLAHYPWNMKVGGGRMEQFAVSLGALEQVTEAAAGHPGHKNVLWIGHGFPGIDLTAQGLDQNSVGGITSGVQQALNMMRDARVTLYAIDPALMSSETGVRVTNDASGSQVGDIGSQDPFLSDVSFGKLAESSGGKLFSSRNDVDHEIARSAQYGASFYTITYRPSSASDASQRYRKIKVTLRDPSLHAGFRDGYYARDEITHESRAARSKYDLDAASENRMTYTGFHLLAVQRPNTPDQFVVGVPQMEISWSESGAMEEAHLKLVVSVFNPQGKLLQKKTEELTEHRPAESTARRDQPVRLEVQAPLAAGASRVRFILWDAASGKLGTTELHLPGTPADAPEKR; encoded by the coding sequence ATGCCGACCATCGTACGGAGCCTGGGCACGCTGCTGATGGCATCTGCTCTCGCGGTGACGTGCCGTGCGCAGGAGACCAAGGCTGACACCGGCGCACAGCAGACTCCGGACATCGTCGTGCAGTCACGACTTGTCGTGCTCGACATCGTGGTGACCGACAAGCATGGCGCGTTGCGCAATGACCTCACGCAGGCTGACTTCAGCATCACCGAGGACGGCACACCGCAGACCATCACGCACTTCGAGCAGCCCGCGGCCCATCAGGTGCCGGCAGGCCGAAAGATCAACTCCACTGCTGACCTCGAACGCCTGGCACCGCAGGCACCAGCGACGATCATCGTGCTCGACGAGTTGAACACCAGCTTCGAGGACATGGCGTACGCGCGCTTTGCGGTGAAGAAGTATCTGGAAGGCGAACCGGATGCTCTGACCGCACCGACGATGCTCGTCGCGGTGAGCGAGAAGAAGCTGCAGGTGATCGTCGACTACACGCAGGACCGCGCCGCTCTGCAGGCGGGGCTTGCGAAACATCTGGCGCACTATCCGTGGAACATGAAGGTGGGCGGCGGACGCATGGAGCAGTTCGCCGTGTCGCTCGGCGCGCTGGAACAGGTGACCGAAGCCGCGGCAGGGCATCCGGGGCACAAGAACGTGCTTTGGATCGGCCACGGATTTCCGGGCATCGACCTCACCGCTCAGGGGCTTGACCAGAACTCTGTCGGCGGCATCACCTCGGGCGTGCAGCAGGCGTTGAACATGATGCGTGATGCCCGCGTGACGCTGTACGCGATCGACCCTGCGCTGATGTCGTCCGAGACCGGCGTGCGCGTTACCAACGATGCCAGCGGTTCGCAGGTCGGCGATATCGGCTCGCAAGACCCTTTCCTGAGCGATGTAAGTTTCGGCAAGCTCGCGGAGTCGAGTGGAGGAAAGCTCTTCAGCTCCCGTAACGATGTTGACCATGAGATCGCACGCAGCGCCCAGTACGGCGCCAGCTTCTACACGATCACTTATCGGCCCTCGAGCGCATCAGATGCATCGCAACGCTATCGCAAGATCAAGGTTACGTTGAGGGACCCCTCGCTGCATGCAGGCTTCCGCGACGGCTACTATGCGCGCGATGAGATCACGCATGAAAGCCGCGCCGCTCGCTCGAAGTACGACCTCGATGCTGCTTCGGAAAATCGGATGACGTACACGGGGTTCCATCTGCTGGCGGTACAGCGGCCGAATACGCCCGATCAGTTCGTGGTCGGCGTACCGCAGATGGAGATCAGTTGGAGCGAGAGCGGCGCGATGGAAGAGGCGCACCTCAAACTCGTCGTGTCAGTGTTCAATCCGCAGGGCAAGCTGTTGCAGAAGAAGACCGAAGAGCTTACCGAACATCGGCCTGCGGAGAGCACGGCGCGCCGCGATCAGCCGGTGCGGCTGGAGGTGCAGGCGCCGCTTGCTGCAGGCGCCTCGCGCGTACGCTTCATCTTGTGGGACGCAGCATCCGGCAAGCTGGGAACGACGGAGTTGCATCTGCCCGGCACGCCGGCGGATGCGCCGGAGAAGAGATAG
- a CDS encoding GH92 family glycosyl hydrolase, translating into MLERRRNVVLALTLAACAVASAQRQDAYALVDPRIGTAHDGQTFPAVGVPFAMTNWTPETRPAEIKCKSPYYDADTTLTGFRGSHWLSGSCTQDYGSVTVMPTTGVLHVSPTDRASGFRHASEIMHPGYYAVNEDRYHARVEMTGSSHASVMRIHFDEKTAPRNLIVQPYVHAGEGYVEVRPEAHEIVGFNPVHRIYIGAGESAGFSGYFVIRYTGEASGAGTWCGTAVHEGVDRQEGKGCDALGGYVRFGKLAKDTLTLHIGMSFTSLEEARKNLDAEVGAKTFDEVRASTEKLWREWLHRIEVQGGTADQRVQFYTALYHASLSPRVASDVDGTYNGFAQEGKLHKAAAGTAYYDDFSLWDTFRALHPLLTILDPEREGQMVQSLVDKGEQGGFLPIFPAWNSYTQEMIGDHAVAVIGDAYAKGLRGFDVQSAYALVMRNAMGLPPAEEYAKGKGRRALESYMHYGFVPLEDHIYEAFHRDEQVSRTLEYAYDDFVASRFARALGHNSDADVLLMRSRNWRHVFDPAMGFVRGRHADGSWVSPFDPAKPAKYITEGLPWQYTFFVPQDVPGLIHAVGGEKAFVEKLDGLFDKGLYEQGNEPSHAIAYLYNSAGAPAKTQQRVHEILRTQFTVGAAGLPGNDDAGQMSAWYLLSAMGFYPVCPGTTAYELGTPMFERVTIHQPSGKDFAIEAPGASTTRFYVAQATLDGKPLHGTTVDHADIVRGARLTLTTSADAVNSLGSTPQP; encoded by the coding sequence TTGCTCGAACGTCGACGCAATGTTGTACTCGCTCTCACGCTCGCTGCGTGCGCTGTGGCCTCCGCGCAGAGGCAGGACGCCTACGCGCTGGTCGACCCTCGCATCGGCACGGCACACGATGGACAGACGTTCCCTGCGGTGGGCGTGCCTTTCGCGATGACGAACTGGACGCCCGAGACGAGGCCTGCGGAGATCAAGTGTAAGTCGCCCTACTACGATGCGGACACGACGCTGACAGGCTTTCGCGGCAGCCATTGGCTGAGCGGAAGCTGCACGCAGGACTATGGCTCGGTGACAGTCATGCCCACGACCGGCGTGCTTCACGTTTCGCCGACAGATCGTGCTTCGGGCTTCCGTCACGCCAGCGAGATCATGCATCCGGGCTACTACGCTGTGAACGAAGACCGCTACCACGCGCGGGTGGAGATGACCGGATCGTCGCACGCATCGGTGATGCGCATTCATTTCGACGAGAAGACTGCGCCGCGAAATCTGATCGTGCAACCCTACGTACATGCGGGCGAAGGCTACGTCGAGGTGCGTCCCGAGGCGCATGAGATTGTCGGCTTCAACCCTGTGCATCGCATCTACATCGGAGCCGGAGAGTCTGCAGGCTTCAGCGGATACTTCGTCATTCGCTACACGGGTGAGGCTTCGGGGGCAGGCACGTGGTGCGGCACCGCTGTGCATGAAGGCGTCGATCGCCAGGAGGGCAAGGGGTGCGACGCGCTTGGTGGCTATGTGCGCTTTGGCAAGCTCGCCAAGGACACTTTGACCCTGCATATCGGCATGTCGTTTACAAGCCTCGAGGAGGCGCGCAAGAACCTGGATGCAGAGGTCGGTGCGAAGACGTTTGACGAGGTGCGTGCGTCCACAGAAAAGTTGTGGCGCGAGTGGCTGCACCGCATCGAGGTGCAGGGCGGTACCGCTGATCAACGCGTGCAGTTCTACACGGCGCTCTATCATGCGTCGCTTTCCCCTCGCGTGGCCAGTGATGTCGACGGCACCTACAACGGCTTTGCGCAGGAAGGGAAGCTGCACAAGGCTGCGGCGGGTACGGCATACTACGACGACTTCTCGCTGTGGGATACCTTCCGCGCGCTGCATCCGTTGCTGACCATCCTTGATCCTGAGCGCGAAGGCCAGATGGTGCAATCGCTGGTGGACAAAGGCGAGCAGGGCGGCTTCCTGCCGATCTTTCCTGCGTGGAACAGCTATACCCAGGAGATGATCGGCGACCATGCTGTGGCGGTGATCGGGGACGCGTATGCGAAGGGCTTGCGCGGGTTCGACGTGCAGAGCGCGTATGCGCTGGTGATGCGCAATGCGATGGGATTGCCGCCCGCAGAGGAGTACGCAAAGGGCAAAGGGCGGCGGGCGCTGGAAAGCTACATGCACTACGGCTTCGTTCCGCTCGAGGACCACATTTACGAGGCCTTCCATCGGGATGAGCAGGTCTCACGCACACTGGAGTATGCGTACGACGACTTCGTCGCGTCACGGTTTGCGCGCGCGCTTGGCCATAACTCCGATGCCGATGTGCTGCTGATGCGTTCGCGTAACTGGCGACATGTTTTCGACCCTGCAATGGGCTTCGTGCGCGGGCGCCACGCAGACGGCTCGTGGGTATCTCCGTTTGATCCGGCAAAGCCAGCCAAGTACATCACCGAAGGCTTGCCGTGGCAGTACACCTTCTTTGTGCCGCAGGATGTTCCGGGCCTGATCCACGCGGTTGGTGGGGAGAAGGCGTTCGTCGAAAAGCTCGACGGCTTGTTCGATAAAGGTTTGTACGAGCAGGGGAATGAGCCGAGCCACGCGATTGCGTATCTCTACAACAGCGCGGGCGCGCCTGCGAAGACACAGCAGCGCGTGCATGAGATTTTGCGCACGCAGTTCACCGTTGGGGCCGCGGGGCTTCCCGGAAATGACGATGCCGGTCAGATGTCAGCATGGTATCTGCTGAGCGCGATGGGTTTCTATCCGGTCTGTCCCGGCACGACGGCCTATGAGTTGGGCACGCCGATGTTCGAGCGCGTCACGATCCATCAGCCGTCGGGCAAGGACTTTGCGATCGAAGCTCCAGGCGCTTCGACAACGCGGTTCTATGTCGCGCAGGCAACGCTGGACGGCAAACCTCTCCATGGAACCACGGTGGACCATGCGGACATCGTGCGTGGAGCGCGGTTGACGCTGACGACTTCGGCAGACGCTGTAAATTCCCTGGGATCGACCCCGCAACCGTAA
- a CDS encoding GH92 family glycosyl hydrolase, with amino-acid sequence MFGMALGCCGAMAARAQNSRWVDPYIGSEGGGHVFVGAAVPFGMVKAGPDVGDNTGNGGWLPEGKINGFSQTHVTGTGGGAKYGNVLIQPTVGRVSAQDAGSLRSGEHVEAGLYRVRLDRYATQVAVTTSSRAALYELQFPRGGEHGLLIDAGHCLSSYPNQNEDQRTVASTVRVVSDHEIEGSTSVAGGWNFQKKPYRVFFSVLTDTAIATQSGWHDEQHDLPLKVGDALQGVKSGVWLGFGAKSAALVHVKVGISFLSEQQARANAEQEIVGFDFAAALAKARHAWDAALDTIEVEGIDDTHRRIFYTAMYHMMLMPTDRTGENPAWHSSEPYYDDFYAIWDTFRTSGPLLTLIAQDRQAGMVRALIDIYRHEGWLPDARSGNSNGRTQGGSNAEFEITDAYVKGLPGINWEDAFKAVQHDAEATPDDQRMEGRGGIEDWKSKGYLTLEGVDRPGSKQMEYAADDYEVALLARGLGKQAEYAKYLQRSRNWERLWNDAYEEDGVRGFIWPRHKDGSWRAKFNGAEGCSWGGETFYEGNSWTYSTFVPQDNARLVAKAGGGDAFAHRLDLFLSNKDRYDVGNEPGFMAPYLYLWTRHAAETADHLRAILAASYNASRSGIPGNDDSGAMSSWYLFGVMGFYPNAGQDVYLIGSPSVPRTVLHLAQGKSFVIEAKGVSEENKYVDHAELNGKPLDRAWFRHGEIARGGTLVLHMTAKPSAWPTGAFPPSASDGVQEVAEGK; translated from the coding sequence ATGTTCGGAATGGCGCTGGGGTGCTGCGGTGCGATGGCCGCTCGTGCGCAGAACTCGCGCTGGGTAGATCCGTACATCGGCAGCGAAGGCGGCGGGCATGTCTTTGTGGGCGCGGCGGTGCCCTTCGGAATGGTGAAGGCCGGTCCGGATGTAGGTGACAACACCGGCAATGGCGGCTGGCTTCCCGAAGGAAAGATCAACGGCTTCAGCCAGACGCATGTCACCGGCACAGGCGGTGGTGCGAAGTACGGCAACGTGCTGATTCAGCCGACGGTGGGCCGCGTCAGCGCACAGGACGCCGGGTCCCTGCGCTCTGGCGAGCATGTGGAGGCGGGGCTCTATCGCGTTCGTCTCGACCGCTACGCCACTCAGGTCGCGGTGACGACGAGTTCGCGCGCGGCGCTCTATGAGCTGCAGTTTCCTCGCGGCGGTGAGCACGGTCTGCTGATCGATGCGGGCCACTGTCTCAGCAGCTATCCGAACCAGAACGAAGATCAGCGCACGGTGGCTTCGACCGTGCGCGTCGTTAGCGATCACGAGATCGAAGGCTCGACCTCGGTGGCGGGCGGATGGAACTTCCAGAAGAAGCCGTATCGCGTCTTCTTCAGCGTGCTGACGGATACCGCGATTGCGACGCAGAGCGGATGGCATGATGAGCAGCACGATCTGCCGTTGAAGGTGGGCGACGCCCTACAGGGCGTGAAGTCCGGCGTTTGGCTGGGCTTTGGTGCGAAGTCGGCCGCGTTGGTGCATGTGAAGGTGGGCATCTCGTTTCTCAGCGAACAGCAGGCACGGGCCAACGCAGAGCAGGAGATTGTGGGCTTCGACTTCGCAGCTGCGCTGGCCAAGGCACGCCATGCGTGGGACGCGGCGCTCGACACGATTGAAGTCGAGGGCATCGACGATACGCATCGCAGGATCTTCTACACGGCGATGTATCACATGATGTTGATGCCGACCGACCGCACCGGCGAAAACCCCGCGTGGCACTCGAGTGAGCCTTACTACGATGACTTCTATGCGATCTGGGACACCTTCCGCACTTCGGGACCGCTGCTCACGCTGATTGCGCAGGACCGCCAGGCCGGCATGGTGCGTGCGTTGATCGACATCTATCGCCACGAGGGTTGGCTTCCCGACGCACGCAGCGGTAACAGCAATGGGCGCACGCAGGGCGGCAGCAATGCGGAGTTCGAGATCACCGACGCGTACGTGAAGGGGCTCCCGGGCATCAACTGGGAGGACGCGTTCAAGGCGGTACAGCATGACGCCGAGGCGACTCCCGATGACCAGAGGATGGAGGGCCGCGGGGGCATCGAGGACTGGAAGTCGAAGGGCTATCTCACCCTCGAGGGTGTGGACCGCCCGGGCTCCAAGCAGATGGAGTATGCGGCGGACGACTACGAGGTGGCTCTGCTGGCCAGAGGGCTTGGCAAGCAAGCGGAGTATGCGAAGTATCTGCAGCGTTCGCGCAACTGGGAGAGGCTCTGGAACGATGCGTACGAAGAGGACGGCGTGCGTGGCTTCATCTGGCCTCGGCACAAGGATGGAAGCTGGCGCGCGAAGTTCAACGGAGCCGAGGGTTGCAGCTGGGGCGGAGAGACGTTCTACGAGGGGAACTCGTGGACATACTCTACCTTCGTTCCGCAGGACAACGCACGCCTGGTTGCGAAGGCCGGTGGAGGCGATGCGTTTGCGCACAGGCTCGATCTGTTTCTCAGCAACAAGGACCGCTACGACGTCGGCAACGAGCCGGGTTTCATGGCGCCGTATCTCTATCTGTGGACGCGGCACGCTGCCGAGACTGCGGATCACCTGCGCGCGATCCTGGCGGCGAGCTACAACGCGAGCCGCTCCGGTATTCCGGGCAACGACGACTCCGGTGCGATGTCGAGCTGGTATCTTTTCGGCGTGATGGGCTTCTACCCCAACGCGGGACAAGATGTGTATCTCATCGGCAGTCCATCGGTGCCGCGGACGGTGCTTCATCTCGCGCAGGGCAAGAGCTTCGTCATCGAAGCCAAGGGTGTTTCCGAAGAAAACAAGTATGTAGACCATGCAGAGCTGAATGGAAAGCCGTTGGACCGTGCATGGTTCAGGCATGGTGAGATCGCCCGAGGAGGAACGCTGGTGCTGCACATGACCGCAAAGCCCAGCGCCTGGCCGACGGGAGCTTTTCCGCCATCCGCTTCGGATGGTGTGCAGGAAGTGGCAGAAGGGAAGTAA
- a CDS encoding glycoside hydrolase family 28 protein, producing MSGEQKLLDRRRFLAATGMAGAMSITAAAQGKVVAASSEGAVADGRTLNTVALQRAIDRAHEAGGGVVVLTPGVYLSGGLQLRSNVTLRLEAGSELLGSPRTEDYQYHPGPAEEGDANGRHLIFAIDAENIAVEGLGTIDGNGAHFWHRKGRPQAKPEDMWADVVAWDYEAATPRRPAPMLEFARCRNVRVEGVTLANAPSWTMRPIACESVWIHGVRVRNPIFAPNTDGMDITASRNVFISDCDIATGDDAICIKSENPYGELLPTKNITITNCVFTTCCNGLKLGTATYGRFENITFSNSVIYNEASSPLNERVIAGIALEMVDGGSIEGVAISNIVMENVRTPLFVRLGERHKGRGSFVRDIKISGIQARGALLTSSIMGVEGMPVENVSLRDISIATVEKGERKWAHGMPPEMREFYPEARMFGRLPAAGLYVRHAKGISVSAFSLNSETPDPRPVIATEDVSDVELLHVKASAAAEGEPLLRLRNTQNAWVSGTRAPAGTAVFVEVAGATSSGIALHGNETSSAAKVVAFAENAKAEAVTGA from the coding sequence GTGAGCGGAGAACAGAAGCTGCTGGACCGCCGTCGGTTTCTCGCGGCCACGGGCATGGCGGGCGCGATGAGCATTACCGCCGCGGCCCAGGGCAAGGTCGTTGCGGCGTCGAGCGAAGGCGCTGTCGCTGACGGGCGCACGCTGAATACGGTTGCGCTGCAGCGGGCGATCGATCGTGCGCACGAAGCTGGTGGCGGCGTCGTGGTGCTCACGCCGGGCGTGTACCTCAGCGGCGGCTTGCAACTGCGCAGCAACGTTACGCTGCGTCTTGAGGCGGGATCGGAGCTGCTGGGTAGTCCTCGAACGGAGGACTACCAGTATCATCCGGGCCCTGCTGAAGAAGGCGATGCGAACGGTCGTCACCTGATCTTCGCGATCGACGCGGAGAACATCGCGGTCGAAGGACTTGGCACGATCGACGGCAACGGCGCACACTTCTGGCATCGCAAGGGCCGCCCCCAGGCGAAGCCCGAAGACATGTGGGCCGACGTGGTTGCGTGGGATTACGAAGCTGCTACGCCCCGGCGTCCGGCGCCTATGCTTGAGTTTGCCCGCTGCCGCAACGTGCGTGTCGAGGGCGTCACGCTGGCGAATGCGCCGAGTTGGACGATGCGTCCGATCGCTTGTGAGTCCGTCTGGATTCACGGCGTGCGCGTTCGCAATCCCATCTTTGCGCCGAACACGGATGGCATGGACATCACCGCCAGCCGCAACGTTTTCATCTCTGACTGCGACATCGCCACGGGCGATGATGCGATCTGCATCAAGAGTGAGAACCCCTACGGCGAGCTGCTGCCCACCAAGAACATCACGATCACCAACTGCGTGTTCACGACCTGCTGCAACGGTCTGAAGCTGGGCACGGCGACATATGGCCGCTTCGAGAACATCACGTTTTCAAACTCCGTGATCTACAACGAAGCATCATCGCCGTTAAATGAACGCGTGATCGCAGGCATTGCCCTGGAGATGGTCGATGGTGGATCGATCGAAGGCGTTGCGATCTCCAACATCGTGATGGAGAACGTGCGTACGCCGCTGTTCGTGCGACTTGGCGAGCGACACAAGGGCCGAGGCAGCTTCGTGCGGGACATCAAGATCAGCGGCATTCAGGCGCGCGGTGCGCTGCTGACGAGTTCGATCATGGGCGTCGAAGGGATGCCGGTCGAGAACGTCTCGCTGCGGGATATCTCGATCGCAACCGTGGAGAAGGGCGAACGCAAATGGGCGCATGGAATGCCCCCAGAGATGCGCGAGTTCTATCCCGAGGCGCGCATGTTTGGCAGGCTTCCCGCTGCGGGTTTGTATGTGCGTCATGCGAAGGGGATCTCGGTCAGTGCCTTCAGCCTGAACTCGGAGACTCCGGACCCTCGACCGGTGATCGCGACCGAGGATGTATCGGATGTGGAATTGCTGCACGTGAAGGCAAGCGCTGCGGCCGAAGGCGAGCCTCTGCTGCGCTTACGCAATACGCAGAACGCCTGGGTAAGCGGAACGCGCGCACCTGCGGGAACTGCGGTGTTCGTCGAAGTTGCGGGCGCGACTTCGAGCGGGATTGCGCTGCACGGCAACGAGACGAGCAGCGCGGCGAAGGTCGTTGCCTTTGCAGAAAACGCGAAGGCGGAGGCGGTTACCGGGGCCTGA